The Canis aureus isolate CA01 chromosome X, VMU_Caureus_v.1.0, whole genome shotgun sequence region atccctttgaattagtattttgaattagtatatttgtattctttgggtaaatatctagtagtatggggcagcccgggtggctcagcgggttagcactgccttcggcccaagcctgatcctggagacctgggatcgagtcccacgtcgggctccctgcatggagccagcttctccctctgtctgtgtctctgcctctccctctctctctgtgtgtgtgtctctcatgaataaataagtaaaatctttaaaaataaataaataaataaatatccagtagtgtgattgttGGGTCATAAGGtgtctatatttttaacttttgggggaacctccatactgttttccacaatggccacaccagtttgcattcccatcaaagTGTAGGAGGGGtccttttctccatgtccttgccagcacctgttgtttcttgtgttgtttttagcctttctgacaggtgtgaagaaATGCTTTCTGCTTAGAGCTTTACTCTTCTCACATCACCATTGCTATTTCAGCAGAAGCATTTAGAAATAGTGCAAATGCTGGCAGCAGCAAAGCCACCTTCATGCTGCTGCTGGTCTAGCTTTCCTTACCAAGCCCAGGACTAGCAGTGCATCTTAGTGTCATAGTCTGGAAGTTCTACAGATAACCCAACTTTAAACACAAGCTGCTCTGTTTTTGCTTTCTATGTGCATGTAATGCATCTGTCATCTCACATCAGAATCCTCTCAGTTCCAAATGAAAAGTAagacaggggcagccctggtggctcagcagtttaagcgccgccttcagtccagggtgtgatcctgcggacccgggatcgactcccacatcgggctccctgcatggagcctgcttctccctctgcctgtgtctctgcctctctctctgtgtgtctctcatgaataaataaataaaatcttaaaaaaaaaacaaatgaaaagtaagACAAATCTGTGGGACTCGAAATACCTAAAAGTAAACTTTAAACCATaaagtagggcacctgggtggttcagtcggttaagtatctgccttcagctcaggtcatgatttcaggatcctgggatcaagtccgacatggctccctgctcagtggggagtctgcttctccctctctctctacctctcccccacTGCTCGTGCTCTTTCACGCTggctctaataaataataaaaaaaatctttaaaaaaaaccctgtattTTTCTCAAGCAATTGATCTCTGTGATAACTGGTGTCCAGGATTTTAGGCTATCTGCAGTTACCTATTTGTGAACTTAGgggtaattttaactttttaaaaaaatttatttattcatgagaaagagagagagagagagagagagaggcagagacataggcagagggagaagcaggctccatgcagggatcccaatgtgggactcgatcccaagtctccaggatctcatcctgggccaaaggcaggcgctaaacggctgagccacccagggatcccctaacttttgttttcttatatcaGACCAGTATTTCACTTAGATGTGAACAAGCCAGTCAAGTAAATGAGGTGTGGTAAGAGGCAAAAATCATCTGAGTGTTCTGATCTTAAATGAAGTGactatctaaaacaaaacaaaagcaaaaaaaaaaaaaaaaaaaaaaagacccagcaTGCAGTTTATATGTGACtccataaggaaaaaataatctttaagaataCTGACAAATACTCACAAGGGCCGCATTTATAAGCCTCTTCCTATTCTCCAAGCCATGGCTCTGTTAAAATGAATTAAGAGCACTTCTTGGCATTATATTGAAATGATTGGTTCACTTTAAGATTCACATTATTTGAGAAAGGCATATTCAGAAAATCAGCTGCCTCCTACCTTTTCTCCAAGCCTCAGAATACACAAACAACTTATACCAGAACGGATTCCATTCTTAAAAGGAAGAGGCAGCGGCTTTCAAATGGACCAGATATGGTCACTTTGGGCTTCAGAAAGAGCCCAGAGTTACCAcaaatggagaaggaaaacagaCTTTTGAACCAAATTGCCCCAATTTTACTCTGTCAGGTTACTTTTGTAGAAAGCAGTAGTAACTTCAAATGTCTCGTGAATATTGCAAGGCCAGTAACATCTTTCTTTTGTAACATGGAGTTTCAAGTTTACTCCTCCAGGGCACCTGTAGACTCAAGAGAGCTGGCACTCATACCATTTGAAGGCATCTTTGAAGCCACTTCTGGTTCAGGCATTCAGGGTGGGATGTGTTAAGTAAGCAACATAGCCTTAAGGAACATTAAGCTTAGACTTTGTCAGGTAGTTAAGCATTGCTGTGCTTAAAACCCATCCCTGTATTGTTCTTCTTTTGCTACCAGGACATATTGTTGCCTTGCAATAAACTCTGCCAGGACCAATAAAACCCGACTTAGTAAACaggtgactgtgtgtgtgtgcgtgtgtgtgtgtgtgtgtgtgtgcgtgcgcgcgcttCATGAGCCTTAATGTCTTGTCAAAATCACCTCACAAATGATTTACCATTTTTACAGCTATTTGTGACCTTTGCTTCCAGGGTGTTTATATAAAAAGAGTGTGTTTGATACCAGCCAAATTAATGAGCAGGGGAGAAAAGAAGTCAGAAAGAAAACAGCCCCCTTCTAACGGTCTTGGAGCTTGTCTGTGTTCTAGTTATGTGTTCCAGCCATTGTATATGAAGAGAAGCAGCAGCCTGCCGCTCAGGAAATCAATCCTCCAATAAATGGGACGTTTAAATGTTTCTGGCTTACCTTTAAAGGAGCACTAGTTTGGTCTGcaacttttctatattttagtttctttagcTCTTTTATGGACTTACCCCTGGTGAAAATCCTGAGATTTTAAGAAATCCCAGCGACTACAAAATTCTCAGCTTTGGCGTGAAATataagaacacttttttttttttttgtctgaagaGGGTTAATGATTACACTTACAGACAGTATAATGAAAAAGCACCAATGCAGTTTATTTTAATGCTTCTAATTCACGAGAGTTACTTCTTAATTCTACATCAGAAGTCATTTCACCAATACTCAATTTGGAAAGCACAATCAAGAAAGACTCCAATTTTTATTCGGACTACACAACTCAGCACAGTACTAGGCATCATGAATCTAGAACAAAAAATCGAAATATGCAGGACACAATAGATCTTAAACTCTAGGGATCCATGAACCTCTGGGAAGTGTATACAAAAAAGCTGTGTAGTGTGTGCTTACATCTTTCTGGGGAAAGCTCCAATGATTTCAATCAGCTTCTAAAAAGGTACCCAAGCAGTACACAAGAGAATTCTCATCTCCTCCATATTTCCAAAAAGGAAAGCCGCGACTTCAGGAAGTTCACTTTCGCACATTTCAGAGTCAGTTTCCACAGGGACAGAgggtggaaaagaaaacaaatgaaagtaaCTTGCAAGGACTAGGCAGGGAAAAACTCCAGAGTGTTATTTACTTTATAAGTTTAGTAACATGTTCTGGGTTAGGGAGGGGAAATGGGGATGTTAAGTGCTAAGGGCAGTGGGGAGCAAGAAGACTCCTAAAAGGCTTTTTCAAGTCCTCACAAACACCACACTTGAGTATGAATGAAGCAACAGCAAGAATTTCAAATGCAATGTAACGCCAAGTCCAATTCTTCAGTTTCAGCATATTaacaacttatttttattttttgaatatcacAAACTTCAAtcagaatactttaaaaaatattattctgcaTGCACTTAACAAATTGGACAAAGGACAAGTATCCAGCTGACTTGCATTATACTATGAAGTTTTACCTGAACAGCCAATTAACACAGATTTAAAATCATTAAGTACAGGTGACAGTGAAAACTTCAATGCATTACTCTGCTGGCATCCTACCACTAGGCACACGTTCATGTAACACTACTAGCAATTACCCTGGAGCACGGGCAGAATGCAGATGGAGGAAGCTCCCTACAAAGCAAGTTTAAGGGATTAAATGTCATCATCGACATCGTCGTCGCTACTGAGGACAAAGCTACTGCCTGTGGACAGGGGCCCTTCCTCCTTCACGTTGCCCACACCCCTCACTGTCCCTCTCTCATCAGAGTCGTCAAACAGCTTCTCACTGGAATCCTCATCGTCATCATCAAACAGCTTCCCGTTGGAATCATCCTCTTCAAACATCTTATCATCCACGTCCTCaccttcctttatctctactccTTCCTCATCTTCTTTGTCATCCGAGTCTTCGAACATCTTCTCATCAACGTCTTCAAGCCCCTTTTCATCTGCATAGTCTTCATCCTCTCTTTCGTCTGACTCATCATCAAATACCTTTTCGTAGGtgtcctccccttcttccttgtcATCAGACTCTTCGTCAAACTCCCTCTCTGAGACTTCCTCCTCAAACACTCTCTCAGAGCTGCTATCTCCAAATTCTGATTTGTCAGAGTCATTGTCTTCAAACTCCCTGTCGAGAATGTTCTCGCCGAACTCCTTGTCGGAGGCATCCTCATCAAAATCCTTCTCGAGGccattttcttcaaattctttctcaGAGCCGTCTTCAAACTGCTTTTCAGAGAAGTCTTCTTCGGATTCCCTTTCCGAGTCATCCTCTTCAGACTCCTTTTGAGGGCTCTCCTCCTCTTCACACTCCTTGCTGGGGCCATCTTGGTCAGAATCCTTTTCAAGACCGTTCTCTTCATAATCATTTTTGAGCCTCTTCTTTTTGGATTCTTGTTCAGGGCCATTCTCTTTAGACTCTGCTTTAGGACCGCCCTCTTCAAACTCTTTTTCAGGGCTGCCTTCTCCAGACTCTCTCTCTGGGTAGTCTTCCTCACGCTCCCTCTTGGGGCAGCCTTCCTCAGACTCTGTTTTGAGGGAGCCTTCTTCAGATTCTTTCTGGGCGCAGCCTTCCTCAGCCTCTTTCTCGGGACCACTTTCTTTGGCATCTTTTTCCGAAGCATCTCCTTCAAATTCTCCCCCATCTTCGGttttttcaaacttcttttcATCGATGGGTTCTTCAAATGCCATTTCCCTTGTGGCCTCTTGTGCATTCATTTTCGATGTGCTAGGGCGCTCTGAAAAATGCCTTACCCTAGAAGGCCCCGCCCTTTCCGAAGCACAGATGGAATTTGAACGCCGAAGGCTTCTGTTAGCCTCGGGAGCATTAAGGAAAGCCTCCCATCCTCTCagcctttcctccctttctcttgtGGTCTCTTCCacctgtggagaaaggggaattgctattaaaatgagttttaggcaaaaataaataacttctctGCACACTTCTGATACTGACACAAATACCCTGATTTCATACAGCATCTCTTCTTAGGAAATCAGAGCATTTCCCTATattcagttttcaaaattttacaTCTTGATTAATGGGAGTTGAGCTTAAGATCATTTAAACAAAAGCCCAACACCACAGTCCTGCAGAATtgttaaataaagaaatcaaagaaaaagttaATACTTGAATGCTCTCCATCCTTTACTTACCACTATTCTGAGCACACCTCAAAATTTCAGGCTTATAAACtgaaaaactaaaacatttttctttctatgctCTGGATGCAAAGTATTATTTAGAAGAACTGTTACATTAAACAGATTAAACTGAGCCCAAAACTCATCTGAAGAACCACTAGATCAGCATTTGTTGGTAATGTTACAATTTATGTGCCCTTGATAGTTGCAGAATTTACCTGATAATCTGTAGTCCCATCCCACGCCTGGGCAGTGATTTGACGGCCACCAAACCACCTTCCATCAAGAGTTTGTATACAATAGTCAGCTTCCTCCGGATCCCTGAAGGACACAGAGGCCACACCATCGGGGTGTCtctagaaagggaagaaaaggcagCAATGaatgataaaactaaaaataaaacatacacatttgacaaaataagtaTGTAGTGGAGTTCTTTGATAACTTAAGcttcaagattttatgtatgaaGCCATTCTTCCTTTTTACTCCAGCCAGTGACTTGAAGCTagctgcttctttaaaaaaaaaaagattttatttatttgagagagagagagagagagagagagatagtgagagaaagcacgagctggggaaggggcagagggaaaagcagacttcccactgagaggggagcccgatgcagggctcgatcccaggaccctggaatcatgacccaagcgaaggcagtcacttaaccaaatgagccacctaggcaccccaaagcTAGCTGCTTCTTTAGCTTAATCTTGTATATCAAGAACCAAGCATGATGTTCTTGGAAATGCTTCTACCACTTAGCAGCTAAATGACCTTGAGCAAGGTGCTCACTCAATCTCTAAACTCcgagcttcctcatctgtaaaatgggtagaaTAGTACCCACCTACCTCAAAAGATCATGAGAACTAAATGAGGTAACATGTAAAGTAGCCCGTATGCAATCAATAAATGGTGAATCTTTTAGTATGTGTCAATCTAGGAAGTAACAGAGTAAGAAGGGGAACATAGAGAAGAATATTTTGCTTGATTATTCTTCAAATATGGAGGAGGAGAGTAATTCACCAAGAGGGGTAAAT contains the following coding sequences:
- the HTATSF1 gene encoding 17S U2 SnRNP complex component HTATSF1 isoform X1, with protein sequence MSGNNLDGNDEFDEQLRMQELYGDAKDGDTQKDPSGEPDSFGQQPADTPYEWDLDKKAWFPKITEDFIATYQANYGFSNEGASSSTANVQEVSARTAEEPPQRKTPEPNDPKKRGEKRKAEPGWFHVEEDRNTNVYVSGLPPDITVDEFIQLMSKFGIIMRDPQTEEFKVKLYKDNQGNLKGDGLCCYLKRESVDLALKLLDEDEIRGYKLHVEVAKFQLKGEYDASKKKKKCKDYKKKLSLQQKQLDWRPERRAGPSRMRHERVVIIKNMFHPMDFEDDPLVLNEIREDLRVECSKFGQIRKLLLFDRHPDGVASVSFRDPEEADYCIQTLDGRWFGGRQITAQAWDGTTDYQVEETTREREERLRGWEAFLNAPEANRSLRRSNSICASERAGPSRVRHFSERPSTSKMNAQEATREMAFEEPIDEKKFEKTEDGGEFEGDASEKDAKESGPEKEAEEGCAQKESEEGSLKTESEEGCPKREREEDYPERESGEGSPEKEFEEGGPKAESKENGPEQESKKKRLKNDYEENGLEKDSDQDGPSKECEEEESPQKESEEDDSERESEEDFSEKQFEDGSEKEFEENGLEKDFDEDASDKEFGENILDREFEDNDSDKSEFGDSSSERVFEEEVSEREFDEESDDKEEGEDTYEKVFDDESDEREDEDYADEKGLEDVDEKMFEDSDDKEDEEGVEIKEGEDVDDKMFEEDDSNGKLFDDDDEDSSEKLFDDSDERGTVRGVGNVKEEGPLSTGSSFVLSSDDDVDDDI
- the HTATSF1 gene encoding 17S U2 SnRNP complex component HTATSF1 isoform X3, encoding MSGNNLDGNDEFDEQLRMQELYGDAKDGDTQKDPSGEPDSFGQQPADTPYEWDLDKKAWFPKITEDFIATYQANYGFSNEGASSSTANVQEVSARTAEEPPQRKTPEPNDPKKRGEKRKAEPGWFHVEEDRNTNVYVSGLPPDITVDEFIQLMSKFGIIMRDPQTEEFKVKLYKDNQGNLKGDGLCCYLKDDPLVLNEIREDLRVECSKFGQIRKLLLFDRHPDGVASVSFRDPEEADYCIQTLDGRWFGGRQITAQAWDGTTDYQVEETTREREERLRGWEAFLNAPEANRSLRRSNSICASERAGPSRVRHFSERPSTSKMNAQEATREMAFEEPIDEKKFEKTEDGGEFEGDASEKDAKESGPEKEAEEGCAQKESEEGSLKTESEEGCPKREREEDYPERESGEGSPEKEFEEGGPKAESKENGPEQESKKKRLKNDYEENGLEKDSDQDGPSKECEEEESPQKESEEDDSERESEEDFSEKQFEDGSEKEFEENGLEKDFDEDASDKEFGENILDREFEDNDSDKSEFGDSSSERVFEEEVSEREFDEESDDKEEGEDTYEKVFDDESDEREDEDYADEKGLEDVDEKMFEDSDDKEDEEGVEIKEGEDVDDKMFEEDDSNGKLFDDDDEDSSEKLFDDSDERGTVRGVGNVKEEGPLSTGSSFVLSSDDDVDDDI
- the HTATSF1 gene encoding 17S U2 SnRNP complex component HTATSF1 isoform X2; amino-acid sequence: MSGNNLDGNDEFDEQLRMQELYGDAKDGDTQKDPSGEPDSFGQQPADTPYEWDLDKKAWFPKITEDFIATYQANYGFSNEGASSSTANVQEVSARTAEEPPQRKTPEPNDPKKRGEKRKAEPGWFHVEEDRNTNVYVSGLPPDITVDEFIQLMSKFGIIMRDPQTEEFKVKLYKDNQGNLKGDGLCCYLKRESVDLALKLLDEDEIRGYKLHVEVAKFQLKGEYDASKKKKKCKDYKKKLSLQQKQLDWRPERRAGPSRMRHERVVIIKNMFHPMDFERHPDGVASVSFRDPEEADYCIQTLDGRWFGGRQITAQAWDGTTDYQVEETTREREERLRGWEAFLNAPEANRSLRRSNSICASERAGPSRVRHFSERPSTSKMNAQEATREMAFEEPIDEKKFEKTEDGGEFEGDASEKDAKESGPEKEAEEGCAQKESEEGSLKTESEEGCPKREREEDYPERESGEGSPEKEFEEGGPKAESKENGPEQESKKKRLKNDYEENGLEKDSDQDGPSKECEEEESPQKESEEDDSERESEEDFSEKQFEDGSEKEFEENGLEKDFDEDASDKEFGENILDREFEDNDSDKSEFGDSSSERVFEEEVSEREFDEESDDKEEGEDTYEKVFDDESDEREDEDYADEKGLEDVDEKMFEDSDDKEDEEGVEIKEGEDVDDKMFEEDDSNGKLFDDDDEDSSEKLFDDSDERGTVRGVGNVKEEGPLSTGSSFVLSSDDDVDDDI